In a genomic window of Sphingomonas koreensis:
- a CDS encoding complex I NDUFA9 subunit family protein produces the protein MKDRLVTLIGGGGFVGRYVAQALLKTGARVRIVQRDPRSAWFLKPLGGLGQTQFVAGDIRRPASLARALAGSDAVVNLAGAFGRDAEAINAIGAENAAKAAAAAGAAAFVQVSAIGADIEAQSDYGRSKGEGEVLVRAAFPTATILRPSFIFGREDKFVNRFAGLIARAPVVPVLRGAMRMQPVYVADVAAAIVKAVADPEAFGGKTLELGGPEVITFAQFHQRLSDGIGRHPLLVDLPDFAGAGIATLGFLPGMPITWDQWLMLQTDNVAAEDGLAQLGIEPTLLDAVAPGWLVQYRRHGRFAGAHQAA, from the coding sequence ATGAAGGACAGGCTGGTGACGTTGATCGGCGGCGGCGGGTTCGTCGGACGCTATGTCGCACAGGCGCTGCTCAAGACGGGAGCGCGCGTCCGCATCGTCCAGCGCGACCCCCGCTCGGCCTGGTTCCTGAAGCCGCTGGGCGGCTTGGGCCAGACCCAGTTCGTCGCTGGCGATATCCGCAGGCCTGCTTCGCTCGCGCGCGCGCTTGCGGGTTCGGACGCGGTAGTGAACCTCGCCGGCGCATTCGGACGCGATGCAGAAGCGATCAACGCTATCGGTGCGGAGAACGCGGCCAAAGCCGCAGCAGCCGCCGGCGCGGCCGCATTCGTGCAGGTTTCCGCGATCGGCGCCGACATCGAAGCCCAATCGGACTATGGCCGCTCCAAGGGGGAGGGCGAAGTGCTGGTCCGCGCCGCCTTCCCCACAGCGACGATCCTGCGCCCTTCCTTCATCTTTGGTCGGGAAGACAAGTTCGTGAACCGCTTTGCCGGCCTGATCGCACGCGCGCCGGTCGTGCCCGTGCTGCGCGGCGCGATGCGGATGCAGCCGGTCTATGTCGCCGATGTCGCGGCAGCCATAGTCAAGGCGGTTGCCGACCCGGAAGCGTTCGGCGGCAAGACGCTCGAATTGGGCGGACCCGAGGTGATCACCTTTGCTCAGTTCCACCAGCGCCTGTCCGACGGTATCGGCCGCCATCCACTGCTGGTCGACCTGCCCGATTTCGCGGGTGCGGGGATCGCGACCCTTGGCTTCCTGCCAGGGATGCCAATCACTTGGGATCAGTGGTTGATGCTGCAGACCGACAATGTCGCAGCTGAAGACGGGCTGGCACAACTCGGCATCGAACCGACGCTGCTCGATGCGGTCGCCCCCGGCTGGCTGGTCCAGTATCGTCGCCACGGGCGCTTCGCTGGCGCGCATCAAGCCGCCTGA
- a CDS encoding undecaprenyl-diphosphate phosphatase yields MSDTLTYILLGIIEGLTEFLPVSSTGHLILAGELFGFNDSSSITFKIAIQFGAILAVLVAYWRTFWDRGTGLLRGEPQSLAFVRNILIGFAPALAIGVVAYDAIRAAMQTPVIVAVALIVGGVMILLIERMVKTVRYQRVEAIPTGTAVSIGVVQCLAMLPGVSRSGATIMGSLLMGVERKTAAEFSFFLAVPTMLAATTYSLWKDRDLLSFDDLSAIGIGFGAAFVVALLVVRAFVKVVGRYGFAPFAWYRIIVGSAALIWLLAR; encoded by the coding sequence ATGAGTGACACGCTTACCTATATCCTCCTCGGCATCATCGAGGGGCTGACCGAGTTCCTGCCCGTCTCCTCGACCGGGCACCTGATCCTGGCGGGCGAGCTGTTCGGGTTCAACGACAGCAGCTCGATCACCTTCAAGATCGCCATTCAGTTCGGCGCGATCCTGGCGGTGCTGGTTGCCTATTGGCGCACCTTCTGGGATCGTGGCACCGGCCTATTGCGCGGAGAACCGCAATCGCTGGCGTTCGTGCGCAACATCCTGATCGGCTTTGCCCCGGCGCTCGCGATAGGCGTCGTCGCCTATGACGCCATTCGCGCGGCGATGCAGACTCCGGTGATCGTCGCCGTCGCTTTGATCGTCGGCGGTGTCATGATTCTGCTGATCGAGCGGATGGTGAAGACCGTGCGCTACCAGCGCGTCGAGGCGATCCCGACCGGCACCGCCGTGTCGATCGGTGTGGTTCAATGCCTGGCGATGCTGCCCGGCGTCAGCCGGTCGGGCGCAACGATCATGGGATCGCTGCTGATGGGCGTCGAGCGCAAGACCGCCGCCGAGTTCAGCTTCTTCCTCGCTGTGCCGACCATGCTGGCGGCGACGACCTACTCCCTGTGGAAGGACCGCGATCTGCTGAGCTTCGACGATCTGAGCGCGATCGGAATCGGATTCGGCGCGGCATTCGTGGTTGCGCTGCTGGTGGTGCGGGCATTCGTGAAGGTGGTCGGCCGCTACGGATTCGCCCCTTTCGCTTGGTATCGAATCATTGTCGGAAGCGCCGCCCTGATCTGGCTCCTCGCCAGATAA
- a CDS encoding NAD(P)-dependent oxidoreductase: MANEVMLKFVDRAQAFPPKREAQLRAQDFREIAERYAPPSAEEQAGRCSQCGVPYCSVHCPLHNHIPDWLRLTAEGRLREAYELSNSTSTMPEICGRICPQDRLCEGNCVIEFSQHGSVTIGSVEKFITDTAWEEGWVEPLVPGPARGQSVGVIGAGPAGLTAAEYLRKLGYEVHVYDRHDRPGGLLTYGIPGFKLEKPVVMRRTDRLAEGGIVFHQSFEVGRDATLEQLRARHDAVLIATGVYKARAIKAPGVGADGVVEALDYLIASNRKSFGDTVPAFDDGSLNAQGKNVVVIGGGDTAMDCVRTAVRQGAASVKCLYRRDRANMPGSQRETANAEEEGVEFVWLSAPEAFAAGPETNGAVTAVKAVGMRLGAPDASGRRAPEPDPGSAFDVPADLVIKALGYDAEDLPTLFGASELGVTRWGTIRTDARTMMSNLDGVFAAGDIVKGASLVVQAIRDGRDVSERMHNWLKAQATAPVRKAREAA, from the coding sequence ATGGCAAACGAGGTCATGCTCAAATTCGTCGACCGTGCGCAGGCGTTTCCGCCCAAGCGCGAGGCTCAGTTGCGCGCGCAGGATTTCCGCGAGATCGCGGAACGCTATGCGCCCCCGTCCGCGGAGGAACAGGCCGGGCGCTGCTCGCAATGCGGCGTTCCCTATTGCTCGGTGCATTGCCCGCTGCACAACCATATCCCGGACTGGCTGCGCCTGACTGCGGAAGGGCGGCTGCGCGAAGCCTATGAGCTGTCCAACAGCACATCGACCATGCCCGAGATTTGCGGCCGCATCTGTCCGCAGGACCGACTGTGCGAGGGCAATTGCGTCATCGAATTTTCGCAACACGGATCGGTCACGATCGGTTCGGTTGAGAAGTTCATCACCGACACCGCCTGGGAAGAGGGCTGGGTCGAGCCGCTCGTCCCCGGCCCCGCGCGCGGCCAGTCGGTCGGCGTGATCGGCGCTGGCCCCGCAGGCCTGACCGCCGCCGAGTATCTCCGCAAGCTCGGCTATGAAGTGCATGTCTATGACCGGCACGACCGGCCGGGCGGGCTGCTGACCTACGGCATTCCCGGCTTCAAGCTGGAGAAACCCGTGGTGATGCGCCGCACCGACCGGCTGGCCGAGGGCGGCATCGTCTTCCACCAGAGTTTCGAGGTCGGCCGCGACGCGACGCTCGAGCAGCTGCGCGCCAGGCACGACGCGGTGCTGATCGCGACCGGCGTGTACAAGGCGCGCGCGATCAAGGCGCCGGGCGTCGGCGCGGACGGTGTGGTCGAGGCGCTCGACTATCTGATCGCGTCGAACCGCAAGAGCTTCGGCGACACGGTCCCGGCGTTCGACGACGGCAGCCTGAATGCACAGGGCAAGAATGTCGTCGTGATCGGCGGTGGCGACACGGCGATGGACTGTGTCCGCACCGCAGTGCGCCAGGGCGCTGCATCGGTGAAGTGCCTGTATCGCCGCGACCGCGCCAACATGCCGGGCAGCCAGCGCGAGACCGCCAATGCTGAGGAAGAGGGCGTCGAGTTCGTCTGGCTCTCCGCACCCGAGGCGTTTGCGGCTGGCCCGGAAACGAATGGCGCGGTGACCGCGGTCAAGGCGGTCGGCATGCGCCTCGGTGCGCCCGACGCCAGCGGCCGCCGCGCACCGGAACCCGATCCCGGCTCGGCGTTCGACGTCCCCGCCGATCTGGTGATCAAGGCGCTGGGCTATGATGCCGAAGACCTGCCTACGCTGTTCGGCGCGAGCGAGCTGGGCGTCACCCGTTGGGGCACGATCCGCACCGACGCGCGCACGATGATGTCCAACCTCGACGGCGTGTTCGCCGCAGGCGACATCGTCAAGGGCGCGAGCCTGGTCGTTCAGGCGATCCGCGACGGTCGCGATGTCAGCGAGAGGATGCACAACTGGCTCAAGGCACAAGCGACCGCACCGGTCCGCAAGGCGCGCGAGGCGGCATGA
- a CDS encoding DUF2059 domain-containing protein, whose protein sequence is MRTALTAAALAFAAPAIAQTAPATAAAADPARLAAAEKAVASLVPEGIYMKMMRNQFPRMMDAMMAQMMGQTPNEMGMPEAGADGDKPMRETAAKADPHFEERMRIMTRVMGEEMGTVFEKIEPRVRTGLSRAFARKFTIEQLDAQNAFFATPAGKAFANEYLTTFMDPEVMQEMMAAMPEMMKAMPAIMAKVEKATAHLPAPPEPKGAQ, encoded by the coding sequence ATGCGTACTGCGCTTACCGCTGCCGCGCTTGCGTTTGCTGCGCCCGCGATCGCCCAGACCGCGCCTGCCACTGCCGCTGCTGCCGATCCTGCGCGGCTTGCCGCTGCGGAGAAGGCTGTCGCATCGCTGGTGCCCGAAGGCATCTATATGAAGATGATGCGCAACCAGTTCCCGCGCATGATGGACGCGATGATGGCCCAGATGATGGGCCAGACCCCGAACGAGATGGGCATGCCCGAGGCCGGCGCCGATGGCGACAAGCCGATGCGCGAGACCGCTGCGAAAGCCGATCCGCACTTCGAGGAGCGCATGCGGATCATGACGCGCGTGATGGGCGAGGAGATGGGCACGGTGTTCGAGAAAATCGAACCGCGCGTCCGGACCGGCTTGTCGCGCGCCTTCGCCCGCAAGTTCACAATCGAACAGCTCGATGCACAGAACGCGTTCTTCGCCACCCCGGCGGGCAAGGCGTTTGCCAACGAGTACCTCACGACCTTCATGGACCCCGAGGTCATGCAGGAGATGATGGCGGCGATGCCCGAGATGATGAAGGCGATGCCGGCGATAATGGCGAAGGTGGAGAAGGCCACCGCCCATCTGCCGGCGCCGCCCGAGCCGAAGGGCGCGCAATGA
- a CDS encoding DUF2059 domain-containing protein, with translation MIAALFLLLATPQTAPVPAPAAQTAADLDTRLAKARIIVETSMPIEQRDKMFHQMLDAMMSNMIGGMMQGDPQLAKSLKTNTEAAKLLASFVERQKKLALEDLTETGPEMVEAMASAYAKRFSLAELTEVEAFVATPTGARFFQAGTQILNDPAVAEWQRKLFAKAQAREEAELRRLIDELTPLMEKHDAQPSNS, from the coding sequence ATGATCGCTGCGCTGTTCCTGCTGCTCGCCACCCCCCAGACTGCGCCAGTGCCGGCGCCCGCCGCGCAGACCGCCGCCGACTTGGACACACGTCTCGCTAAGGCGCGGATCATCGTCGAGACTTCGATGCCCATCGAGCAGCGCGACAAGATGTTCCACCAGATGCTCGACGCGATGATGTCGAACATGATCGGGGGCATGATGCAGGGCGATCCACAGCTCGCCAAGTCGCTCAAGACGAACACCGAGGCCGCCAAGCTGCTCGCCAGCTTCGTTGAACGGCAGAAGAAGCTGGCGCTGGAGGACCTTACCGAAACCGGTCCGGAGATGGTCGAGGCGATGGCCAGCGCTTATGCGAAACGCTTCTCGCTGGCCGAGCTGACCGAAGTCGAGGCCTTTGTGGCGACTCCGACCGGTGCGCGCTTCTTTCAGGCCGGCACGCAAATCCTCAACGATCCCGCCGTCGCCGAATGGCAGCGCAAGCTGTTCGCGAAAGCCCAGGCGCGCGAAGAAGCCGAGCTGCGCCGCCTGATAGATGAACTGACCCCCCTTATGGAAAAGCACGATGCCCAGCCGTCCAACTCTTGA
- the gltB gene encoding glutamate synthase large subunit: MPSRPTLEQERLRLAEHGMYRPEFEGDACGVGMVAAIDGQPSRRVVQSAIDALKAVWHRGAVDADGKTGDGAGIHVDLPLRFFDDAVLASGHRVLPNRLAVGMIFMPRVDLGAQEACRTIVESVIIEAGYTIYGWRQVPVDVSVIGQKAQATRPEIEQIMIAGPMPDEVSQDEFEKNLYLVRRRIEKRIIAAQISGFYICSLSCRSVIYKGLFLAESLSEFYPDLKDERFVSRVAIFHQRYSTNTFPQWWLAQPFRCLAHNGEINTIRGNKNWMLSHEIKMASLAFGGDSEDIKPVIPAGASDTAALDAVFEAICRSGRDAPTAKLMLVPEAWQLVDAMPQKHLDMYKYLASVMEPWDGPAALAMTDGRWAVAGVDRNALRPLRYTRTADGLLVVGSETGMVQIPESTVVAKGRLGPGQMIAVDLEEGVFYEDGAVKDRIAGEYDYASMIGEFVDIEGLPAVDEAGPAFDRAELTRRQVAAGQTLEDMELILSPMVTDAKEAVGSMGDDTPLAVISDKPRLISQFFRQNFSQVTNPPIDSLRERHVMSLKTRFGNLANILDTGETANKVLVLESPVLTNNDWARLKGHFGDLAAEIDCTFPAGGGPETLRAAITDIRFQAEQAVRAGATELFLTDEHVGPDRIAIAGVLAAAAVHTHLVRKGLRSYASVNIRSAECLDTHYYAVLIGVGATTVNAYLAEASIADRHARGLFGDMSFDQCLKNHRKAIDEGLLKIMSKMGIAVISSYRGGYNFEAVGLSRALVNDFFPGMPAKISGEGYASLHLNAKLRHDAAFDTGVATLPIGGFYRQRHGGETHAYSAQLMHTLQTAVATDSYSTYLQFSRGVRDLPPVYLRDLLEFNFPAEGVGIDQVEAITEIRKRFVTPGMSLGALSPEAHETLAIAMNRIGAKAVSGEGGEDSIRYKPYENGDNANSTIKQIASGRFGVTAEYLGACDEVEIKVAQGAKPGEGGQLPGFKVTEFIAKLRHATPGVTLISPPPHHDIYSIEDLAQLIYDLKQINPRARVCVKLVSSAGIGTVAAGVAKAHADVILVAGHVGGTGASPQTSVKYAGTPWEMGLSEVNQTLTLNGLRGRVKLRTDGGLKTGRDIVIAAILGAEEFGIGTLSLVAMGCIMVRQCHSNTCPVGVCTQDERLRQKFTGSPEKVINLMTFIAEEVREILARLGVKSLDEVIGRTELLRQVSRGAEHLDDLDLNPILAKVDADETERRFSLDTWRNAVPDSLDAQIIADAKAVFERGEKMQLAYNVRNTHRAVGTRLSSEITRIFGMSKLNDGHVQVRLRGSAGQSLGAFLCKGVTLEVFGDANDYVGKGLSGGTIVVRPLVSSPLASQDNTIIGNTVLYGATSGKLFAAGQAGERFAVRNSGAQVVVEGCGANGCEYMTGGVAVVLGKTGTNFGAGMTGGMAFVYDEDGVFEANANPDSIMWQRLSAAHWEGVLKTLVTEHHAATDSSWSGGLLEDWDRISGHFWQVVPKEMLERLPHPLDDTQVLAAAE, translated from the coding sequence ATGCCCAGCCGTCCAACTCTTGAGCAGGAACGCCTTCGCCTTGCCGAACACGGCATGTACCGCCCCGAATTCGAGGGCGATGCCTGTGGCGTCGGCATGGTTGCGGCGATCGACGGCCAGCCATCGCGCCGTGTCGTTCAGAGCGCGATCGACGCGCTGAAGGCTGTGTGGCACCGCGGCGCCGTGGATGCCGATGGCAAGACCGGCGACGGCGCGGGCATCCATGTCGATCTGCCGCTGCGCTTCTTCGACGATGCGGTGCTGGCGTCGGGCCATCGCGTGCTGCCCAACCGCCTCGCGGTCGGCATGATCTTCATGCCGCGCGTCGATCTCGGCGCGCAGGAAGCGTGCCGCACGATCGTCGAGAGCGTGATCATCGAGGCGGGCTACACCATCTATGGCTGGCGCCAGGTGCCGGTCGACGTCTCGGTGATCGGCCAGAAGGCGCAGGCGACCCGGCCCGAGATCGAGCAGATCATGATCGCCGGGCCGATGCCCGACGAGGTGTCGCAGGACGAGTTCGAGAAGAACCTCTACCTCGTCCGCCGCCGGATCGAGAAGCGGATCATCGCGGCGCAGATCAGCGGCTTCTACATCTGTTCGCTCAGCTGCCGTTCGGTGATCTACAAGGGGCTGTTCCTCGCGGAGAGCCTCAGCGAGTTCTACCCCGATCTCAAGGACGAGCGCTTCGTCAGCCGCGTCGCGATCTTCCACCAGCGCTATTCGACCAACACCTTCCCGCAATGGTGGCTGGCACAGCCGTTCCGCTGCCTTGCGCATAATGGCGAGATCAACACGATCCGCGGCAACAAGAACTGGATGCTCAGCCACGAGATCAAGATGGCGAGCCTGGCGTTCGGCGGGGATTCGGAGGACATCAAGCCGGTGATTCCGGCGGGCGCGAGCGACACCGCCGCGCTCGATGCCGTGTTCGAGGCGATCTGCCGCTCCGGCCGCGACGCGCCGACCGCGAAGCTGATGCTGGTGCCCGAGGCCTGGCAGCTGGTCGACGCGATGCCGCAGAAGCATCTCGATATGTACAAGTATCTCGCCTCGGTGATGGAGCCGTGGGACGGCCCCGCCGCGCTGGCGATGACCGACGGCCGCTGGGCGGTCGCGGGCGTCGATCGCAACGCACTGCGCCCGTTGCGCTACACACGCACCGCCGACGGGCTGCTTGTCGTCGGATCGGAGACCGGCATGGTCCAGATTCCCGAATCCACCGTTGTTGCCAAAGGCCGACTGGGGCCGGGCCAGATGATCGCGGTCGATCTGGAAGAGGGTGTTTTCTATGAGGACGGCGCGGTCAAGGACCGTATCGCCGGGGAATATGACTATGCCTCGATGATCGGCGAGTTCGTCGACATCGAGGGACTGCCTGCCGTCGATGAAGCAGGGCCAGCGTTCGACCGCGCCGAGCTGACACGCCGCCAGGTCGCGGCGGGCCAGACGCTCGAGGACATGGAGCTGATCCTCTCGCCGATGGTGACCGACGCCAAGGAAGCCGTCGGTTCGATGGGCGACGACACGCCGCTCGCCGTGATCAGCGACAAGCCGCGCCTGATCAGCCAGTTCTTCCGCCAGAATTTCAGCCAGGTCACCAACCCACCGATCGATTCGCTGCGCGAGCGGCACGTGATGTCGCTCAAGACGCGCTTCGGCAACCTTGCCAACATCCTCGACACCGGGGAGACGGCGAACAAGGTGCTGGTGCTCGAAAGCCCGGTGCTGACCAACAATGACTGGGCACGCCTCAAGGGCCATTTCGGCGATCTGGCCGCAGAGATCGACTGCACCTTCCCCGCCGGCGGCGGGCCCGAGACGCTGCGCGCGGCGATCACCGACATCCGCTTCCAGGCGGAACAGGCAGTGCGCGCGGGCGCGACCGAGTTGTTCCTGACCGACGAGCATGTCGGGCCGGACCGGATCGCGATCGCGGGTGTGCTTGCCGCCGCGGCGGTGCACACGCATCTCGTCCGCAAGGGGCTGCGCAGCTATGCCAGCGTCAACATCCGCTCGGCCGAGTGCCTCGACACCCATTATTATGCGGTGCTGATCGGCGTCGGCGCGACCACGGTGAACGCCTATCTCGCCGAAGCGTCGATCGCCGACCGCCATGCGCGCGGCCTGTTCGGCGACATGAGCTTCGACCAGTGCCTCAAGAACCATCGCAAGGCGATCGACGAGGGTCTGCTCAAGATCATGTCGAAGATGGGGATCGCGGTGATCTCCAGCTATCGCGGCGGCTACAATTTCGAGGCGGTCGGGCTCTCCCGCGCGCTGGTCAACGACTTCTTCCCGGGCATGCCCGCGAAGATCTCGGGCGAGGGCTATGCTTCGCTGCACCTCAACGCCAAGCTGCGCCATGACGCCGCGTTCGACACGGGCGTCGCGACGCTGCCGATCGGCGGCTTCTATCGCCAGCGCCATGGCGGCGAGACGCACGCCTATTCGGCGCAGCTGATGCATACGCTGCAGACTGCGGTCGCGACCGACAGCTATTCGACCTATCTGCAATTCTCGCGCGGGGTACGCGATCTGCCGCCGGTTTACCTGCGCGATCTGCTCGAGTTCAATTTCCCGGCTGAAGGCGTCGGGATCGATCAGGTCGAGGCGATCACCGAGATCCGCAAGCGCTTCGTGACCCCGGGCATGTCGCTGGGCGCGCTCAGCCCCGAGGCGCACGAGACGCTGGCGATCGCGATGAACCGCATCGGCGCCAAGGCGGTGTCGGGCGAAGGCGGCGAGGATTCGATCCGCTACAAGCCCTACGAGAATGGCGACAACGCCAATTCGACGATCAAGCAGATCGCATCGGGCCGTTTCGGCGTCACCGCCGAATATCTGGGCGCCTGCGACGAGGTCGAGATCAAGGTCGCGCAGGGGGCCAAGCCCGGTGAGGGCGGCCAACTGCCCGGGTTCAAGGTCACCGAGTTCATCGCGAAGCTGCGTCATGCGACGCCGGGGGTGACGCTGATCAGCCCGCCGCCGCACCACGACATCTACTCGATCGAGGACCTGGCGCAGCTCATCTATGACCTCAAGCAGATCAACCCGCGCGCGCGGGTCTGCGTAAAGCTGGTCAGCTCGGCCGGCATCGGCACGGTCGCGGCGGGCGTCGCCAAGGCGCATGCCGACGTCATCCTGGTCGCCGGCCATGTCGGCGGCACCGGTGCCTCGCCGCAGACGTCGGTCAAATATGCCGGCACCCCCTGGGAAATGGGGCTTTCGGAAGTCAACCAGACGCTGACCCTCAACGGCCTGCGCGGCCGCGTGAAGCTGCGCACCGATGGCGGGCTCAAGACCGGGCGTGACATCGTCATCGCCGCGATCCTGGGCGCCGAGGAATTCGGCATCGGCACGCTTTCGCTCGTCGCGATGGGCTGCATCATGGTGCGCCAGTGCCACAGCAACACCTGCCCCGTCGGCGTGTGCACGCAGGACGAGCGCCTGCGCCAGAAGTTCACCGGATCGCCGGAAAAGGTCATCAACCTGATGACCTTCATCGCTGAGGAGGTCCGCGAGATCCTGGCCCGGCTCGGGGTCAAGAGCCTCGACGAAGTGATCGGCCGCACCGAGCTGCTTCGCCAGGTCAGCCGCGGCGCCGAGCATCTCGATGATCTCGACCTCAACCCGATCCTCGCCAAGGTCGATGCGGACGAAACCGAGCGCCGCTTCAGCCTCGACACCTGGCGCAACGCGGTGCCCGACAGCCTCGACGCGCAGATCATCGCCGATGCGAAGGCGGTGTTCGAGCGGGGCGAGAAGATGCAACTCGCCTACAATGTCCGCAACACGCACCGTGCGGTGGGCACGCGCTTGTCTAGCGAGATCACGCGGATCTTCGGCATGTCGAAGCTCAACGACGGCCACGTCCAGGTCCGGCTGCGCGGGTCGGCAGGACAGTCGCTCGGTGCGTTCCTGTGCAAGGGGGTGACGCTGGAGGTGTTCGGCGACGCCAACGACTATGTCGGCAAGGGCCTGTCCGGCGGCACCATCGTGGTGCGTCCGCTGGTCAGCTCGCCGTTGGCCAGCCAGGATAACACGATCATCGGCAACACCGTCCTCTACGGCGCGACCAGCGGCAAGCTGTTCGCCGCGGGTCAGGCGGGCGAGCGCTTCGCGGTCCGCAACTCGGGCGCGCAGGTCGTGGTCGAGGGCTGCGGCGCCAATGGCTGTGAATATATGACCGGAGGCGTCGCGGTGGTGCTCGGCAAGACCGGAACTAATTTCGGCGCCGGCATGACCGGCGGTATGGCATTCGTCTATGACGAGGACGGCGTTTTCGAAGCCAATGCCAACCCCGACAGCATCATGTGGCAGCGCCTGTCCGCAGCGCATTGGGAGGGCGTGCTCAAGACGTTGGTCACCGAGCATCATGCCGCGACCGACAGCAGCTGGTCGGGCGGCCTACTCGAGGATTGGGACCGCATCAGCGGCCATTTCTGGCAGGTGGTGCCGAAGGAAATGCTCGAACGGTTGCCGCATCCACTGGATGACACGCAGGTGCTGGCGGCTGCGGAATGA
- a CDS encoding protein phosphatase 2C domain-containing protein, giving the protein MHFDLIQSISLAGSATTPNDDRCGATARLAWIIDGATDLGPPGLMGSQPGAAWLAATASRAFAGAAAETLPDILDHVFTRTAAAYATERTRPPVDDWELPSAAFLAMALAGDALDLGWLADCVCLVLRGDTVTRLGSQPSTDETEEARVYATGEERPLAMLRTKRMRPGRYILGVDPAHRAFVESLRVRVEPGDEILLMTDGMAALIDDYGMQPDAFLATLRADGLAALATRLRAIEAEDADRARYPRFKRSDDATALWLRIAA; this is encoded by the coding sequence ATGCATTTCGATCTGATCCAGAGCATCAGCCTTGCCGGCTCCGCCACGACGCCCAATGACGATCGCTGCGGCGCCACAGCGCGCCTTGCCTGGATAATCGACGGTGCGACCGATCTGGGCCCACCCGGCCTGATGGGCAGCCAGCCAGGCGCGGCATGGCTCGCCGCGACCGCTTCGCGCGCGTTCGCAGGCGCCGCGGCAGAGACGCTTCCGGACATTCTCGACCATGTCTTCACCCGGACCGCCGCCGCCTATGCGACCGAGCGAACCCGCCCCCCCGTCGACGACTGGGAACTGCCGAGTGCCGCCTTTCTGGCGATGGCATTGGCCGGCGACGCGCTCGACCTCGGCTGGCTGGCCGATTGCGTATGTCTGGTGCTGCGTGGGGATACCGTCACCCGCCTTGGCTCTCAGCCGAGCACCGATGAGACCGAGGAAGCGCGGGTGTACGCGACGGGCGAAGAACGGCCGCTGGCGATGCTGCGCACGAAGCGGATGCGGCCAGGGCGTTATATCCTGGGCGTCGACCCCGCCCATCGCGCCTTTGTCGAATCGCTGCGTGTCCGGGTGGAACCGGGCGACGAGATCCTGTTGATGACCGACGGGATGGCGGCACTGATCGACGACTACGGCATGCAGCCGGATGCATTCCTCGCGACATTGCGCGCGGACGGACTGGCCGCGCTCGCCACCCGGCTGCGCGCGATCGAGGCCGAGGATGCGGATCGGGCACGCTATCCGCGTTTCAAACGAAGCGACGATGCCACCGCATTGTGGCTACGCATCGCCGCCTGA
- a CDS encoding glutathione S-transferase family protein, with protein sequence MWQLYQFPLCPFSRKVRLVLGEKGVGYEPVRESPWARRDEFLDMNPAGQTPVMADDRGVVLIDSVAICEFFEETVSKAALLNGTAADRAEIRRLVAWFDVQFFRDITGPLLHERMLKRIVQRATPDSTALREAMKAAVAHLDYIDFLLDHRTWLGGATMSLADLAAAAQISVADYLGGIDWKSHEQAKRWYVGMKSRPSFRPLLAERMEGINPPPEYEKLDL encoded by the coding sequence ATGTGGCAGCTCTATCAATTTCCGCTTTGCCCCTTCTCGCGCAAGGTCAGGCTCGTCCTTGGTGAGAAGGGAGTCGGCTATGAGCCGGTACGCGAATCCCCCTGGGCGCGGCGCGACGAGTTTCTCGACATGAACCCCGCGGGGCAGACCCCCGTGATGGCCGACGATCGCGGCGTCGTGCTGATCGATTCGGTCGCGATCTGCGAGTTCTTCGAGGAAACGGTCAGCAAGGCCGCACTGCTCAACGGAACCGCGGCGGACCGCGCCGAGATTCGCCGCCTGGTCGCCTGGTTCGACGTCCAGTTCTTCCGCGACATCACCGGACCGCTGCTGCACGAGCGGATGCTCAAGCGGATCGTTCAACGCGCAACCCCGGATTCGACCGCGCTGCGCGAAGCGATGAAGGCAGCGGTGGCGCATCTCGACTATATCGACTTTCTGCTCGATCACCGCACCTGGCTGGGCGGTGCGACGATGAGCCTCGCCGACCTCGCCGCCGCAGCGCAGATCAGCGTCGCCGACTATCTGGGCGGGATCGATTGGAAGAGCCACGAGCAGGCCAAGCGCTGGTATGTCGGAATGAAAAGCCGCCCCAGCTTCCGCCCACTGCTCGCCGAACGGATGGAGGGGATCAACCCGCCGCCCGAATATGAAAAGCTGGATCTTTAG